The nucleotide window GCACCAAAATCATGGTCTCCGTGCCCCGCATCCAATGTAACCTTGAAATCATTTGACTGACCATACGAATCTATAGCCAATATCGTTATTAATAATGTGAAAGCTATTTTTATTTTTGATATAAACATCTAATCGTTAATTTAATTACTAAGTCTTCCGTTATAAATTTATGTTTTGATTATTTTTGCCAAAAAATTATAGTAATTTTGACACATAAATACTCAGTTCTTCAATATACAAAAATAGCATTTAAACCTTTGCATACAAACTTATTTAATATCGTTTTACTATCATTTTTCCTTTCATTAGGTTACAGTAATCTATACTCGCAAGATATAAAAAAGAAACAAAGCAATATTCCTGCTAAAACTCAGGAAGTTAAAAAACCTATTAAGGAAGATACTACAAAACAAACTGTGGCAGAAACACCTGCTGATACTATCAAATTAGATACGATCAACGTTAAAAAAAACTTCCTTAATGGAAAGGTGAAGTACTCTGCACAAAAATATGCCAAGATTGAGCAAAAAAAGAAACTCATCACTTTGTATGATAAGGCCGAATTATATTATCAGGATGTAGAACTAAAATCTGGAATCATTGTTCTTGATTACGAAAAAAATGAGGTTTATGCAGGAAGAATAAAAGATTCTCTTGGTAATTACACTCAATTTCCCAGTTTCAAACAAGGCGACAATACGGTAGAACCCGACTCAATACGCTTTAATTTTAAAACAAAAAAGGCATTAATCTGGAATTCGAGATCTACTCAGGGAGAATTTAACGTAAAGGCTGCCATCACAAAAAAAGAAAATGACTCGGTTTATTTTCTAAAGGGTGCACGATTCACCACTTCAAAAGATGTAGACAATCCCGAATATTATTTCCAAACCAATAAAATAAAATTTATTCCCGGAAAAAAAATTGTTACAGGTTTCACCAATATGGTAATCGCCGATGTACCAACTCCTTTATTTCTTCCTTTTGCCTATTTTCCGCTTTCAAAAGAAACAAGCACATCGGGAGTTATATTGCCATCTTATAACGATTCTAATGACAAAGGATTTTCCCTTCAAAATGGTGGATATTATTTTGCTCTGAGCGACCATTATAATTTAACACTCCTTGGAGATTACTACACCAACGGAAGTTATGGTATAAGTGCACAATCGTCCTACGCCAATCGATATCATTACCAGGGAAGTTTTAATCTTCGATTTGAGAACAATATTATTAGTGAAAGAGGATACCCCGATTATTCCAAAACAAAAATTTACAACATTCAATGGTCACATTCACAGGATTCAAAGTCCAGTCCGAATTCCACCTTTTCGGCATCGGTGAATTTAGGAAGTAGTGAATATTTCAAACAAACCATTAATCAGGTTAATGTCGGTTCCTCACTAAACAACTCGTTAAGTTCTTCCGTTTCATATAGCACGGTATTTCACACCATTCCAGAAGGCCGATTATCGCTAACAGCAACACATTCCCAAAATACGAATACCAAAGAGATCAATATGACGCTACCAACACTGCAATTTAGTTTGGATCGTATTTATCCTTTTGCTTCAAATGATGCTGCAAAAAAAGGTTTTTTTAAGAACATCAATTTACAATACAATCTAAACGGAAGAAATAGTTTTGTTACAACGGATTCTTTGTTTTTTAAACCCGAAATGTTTAAAGATTCCGAAATCGGATTCCAGCATTCAATTCCGTTAAGCACCAACTTCAAAGTTTTCAAACATTTCAGTGTTTCCACTTCGATGAATTACGAGGAAGTTTGGTATTTTAAAACCATACATAAAGAGTACGACAACAATTTAAGCACCGTAGTCACTACCGAAGTTCCCGGTTTTGATGCTTTTAGAACCTATTCTTCTTCTACCAGCGTAGGAACCACCATTTATGGAACATTTAATTTTGGAGATGACAAAAAAATAAAATCCATTCGACATGTGATGAGGCCATCGATTTCACACAGTTACACACCAAGTTTTGAAAAATATTACAACACTTACGCTACTGACGCCAGCGGGCGAATGCAAAATGATTACACCCGATTTGAAGGTGGTATGTACGGCGCCCCCGGAAAGAACAGCTCCAATTTTGTCGGTTTCAACCTTAGTAATACATTTGAAGCAAAAGTTACAGACAAAGACAGCACCAAAACAGAGCCAAAGAAGATTATGCTTCTTAACAACTTAAACCTCTCCACAAGTTATAATTTTGATGCCACAGAACTGAATTGGGCACCTGTTAGGGTTAGTGGCGGAACCCAGTTTTTTGACAATAAATTAAGTGCCAATTTTGGTATGACCTTAGATCCATACGCAATTGACAACTCTGGAAACAGAATTAACACTTTCAATATCGACAATGGAGGAAGTCTTTTCAGAATGACAAGTGCCAATTTAACCATGAATTATTCATTGTCAAGCTCCAAAGAAAATAAAAAAGATAAAGATTCCCAAGGAAAAAGAAATGGTGGCCGTGAAGATGATTTATTTGGTTCGGATATCAATGTAGGAAGCCAAAGAAAAAGCCAGTTCACGGATGAGGATGAAGGGAAAGACGTCGTTTCCGAATTCTTTAGAGCAAAATTACCGTGGGACATGACCTTCGCCTATTCCCTAACTTATGGAAACAATAACCGCGAGAAAAAAATCACCGGAAATTCAGTCATGGTTTCCATGAATACTGATTTGACTCCAAAATGGAAAGCAGGGGTTTCTACAGGATATGATTTTGTACAAAAAGGCGTAACTTTCACACAATTTCGTTTTGAAAGAGATTTGTTGAGCTGGAGAATGGATTTTAACTGGACTCCATTTGGAGACAATGCCAGTTGGAATTTTTATATTGGAATCAAATCCGGAATACTCAGCGATATCAAATGGGAAAAAAGAAATCTTACTAACCACTAGATACTCAATAAATTATGAAAACAATTATTTATACCGAAAAAGCTCCAGCACCTATTGGCCCTTATAATCAAGCTGTTTTAAAAGGGGACACTTTATACATTTCCGGACAGATAGCACTAAATCCTGCCACTATGGAATTGGTTACAGAAAATATTGAATCTGAAACAAAACAAGTTATGGAGAATTTAAAAGCAGTACTCGAAGCAGCCGGAATGACCTTTGAAAACGTATTAAAAACTTCCATTTTCATTATGGATATGAATGATTTTGGAAAAATCAACACGGTTTACGGATCTTATTTTAATGAAAAAACCGCTCCAGCTCGTGAAACGGTTCAAGTGGCTTGTTTGCCAAAAAATGTAAATGTAGAAATATCTATGATTGCTTCGCTATAGCGTCAATCAATAATTGAGCTGTTGCTTCATTTGTAGCCAACGGCACATTATGCACATCACAAACTCGTATAAGCATATTTACATCGGATTCGTGTGGATGACTTGAAAGAGGATCTTTGAAAAACAAAACCATTTGAGTTTTTCCTTCGGCAACTCTTCCAGCTATTTGTGCATCACCTCCCAGCGGACCAGAAAGCATTCGTTTGGCTTTGAACCCAACAGCTTCTGCTCTTCCTCCAGTTGTTCCTGTAGCAATGAGTTGTATATCTTTCTGCTGAAACAGCTCTCGGTTTTTAATCAGGAATTTTACAATATCTTCCTTTTTACCGTCATGCGCAATAATTGCTATTTCCATATATGAATATTAGTTATTATTAGCTACGTGGTAAGCAATTAAACCATCAATTGGCCTTCTTAACACTGTACCCAATTTAAGCTCGTATTTTTCAAAAATTTCAGCCAACTCATCTTTCAAATAAAACGCGATAGACCCAACAAAATGAACTGGAACTTCTCTGCAGTTTTCAAATTGCAAGATATAATTTTTAATGAAAGATTTCATTTCCTTAAAAATTATCTTTTTACAAAATTCATGATCCTTATTCTGAATTAAAAATTTGGCAAAAGTCGCAAGATATGCGTTTGGATTAGGCTCTTTGTACAATTTATTCTTGATATAATCAGGATCTACATCATATTCCTTCTCAAGAACGCTAGCCAATTCTTTTGGCATTTTATTAAAATAATATTTTCTGATTAATCTTTTTCCGAAAACATTTCCGCTACAATCATCCATTATAATATAACCCAATGACTGTACCCTTTGTTCCAAAATTTTACCATCAAAATAACTACAGTTTGACCCAGTTCCTAATATGCTCACAATTGCTTTTTCTCCTTTTGGAGTAGTAGCAAAAACTGCTGCATAGGTATCTTCTTCAACAACCACAATGGCATTTGGAAAATATTCCTTAAAAACCTGAGAAAGAAAAAGCTTCATTCTATCAGTTCCGCAACCTGCACCATAGAAAAACAAATGGGTTGCATTTTTTTTATTTTGTAATATATCAAATCGATCATTGAGGCGATCGATAATTTCATGCTTATCAAGAATTTCTGGATTTAAGCCTAATGTTTGTGTTGTAAACATAACTTTTCCATTATCATCTATCGCAATCCAATCTGCTTTAGTAGAACCACTATCAACTATTAATTTCATATGTAGATATTTATTATTTTTTATCGGTCATATGTAATTCGCATATCTTCATTGGTTCTAATTGCCAATTTACTCTCATGCTCATTTCATATTATTTGTTTAATTGGTGAATTTGTTCCTCATTTTAAATACAATCCAATCTGCAGGGAATATTAAATTGAACAAAAAACAAATCCCATTAAATTAAATTAATGGGATTTATATTTATAAATTTATTATTTCAAAGAAGAAATATGTACGGCCAAGTCAATTAATTTACTTGAATATCCATACTCATTATCATACCAAGAAACTAGTTTGAAGAAAGTTGAATTCAAACCGATTCCTGCAGTAGCATCAACGATTGAAGTTCTCTTATCTGAAATGAAATCTTGAGAAACAACTGCATCTTCAGTATAACCTAAGATACCTTTCATGTTTGTTTCAGAAGCATTTTTCAAAACAGCCATAATTTCTTCATAAGAAGTTTCTTTGGCTAATTTCACAGTTAAATCTACTGTAGAAACGTCTGCAGTAGGAACACGGAAAGCCATACCAGTTAATTTTCCATTCAAAGAAGGGATAACTTTTCCAACAGCTTTAGCAGCTCCTGTTGATGATGGAATGATGTTGATTGCAGCAGCACGTCCACCTCTCCAGTCTTTTCTAGAAGGACCGTCAGCAGTCATTTGAGTTGAAGTTGTAGCGTGAACAGTTGTCATCAAACCTTCAACGATTCCGAAATTATCATTGATAACTTTAGCCAATGGAGCCAAACAGTTTGTAGTACAAGAAGCGTTAGAAACAACTACATCAGAAGCTTTTGCAGTTTCGTGGTTTACTCCCATTACAAACATTGGAGCATCAGCAGAAGGAGCAGAAATAATTACTTTTTTTGCACCACCTTTGATGTGTTCGTTAGCTGTTTCAATTGTAGTAAAGATACCTGTACATTCAGCAACTACATCAACGTCAACTTCATTCCATTTCAAATCAGCTGGATTTCTTTCAGCAGTGATACGAATATTTCTTCCGTTTACGTATAATTTTCCTTCTTTTACTTCAACTGTTCCGTCAAAACGACCATGAACTGAATCATATTTTAATAAGTAAGCTAAGTGATCTACATCTAATAAGTCGTTGATTGCAACAACTTCTACATTATCTCTATTGAAAGTTTCTCTGAAAACAATTCTTCCAATTCTACCAAATCCGTTAATTCCTAATTTTACTTTTGACATTGTATTAAATTTAAATTATTTGTTCTTGTTACTATTATTTTTTTTCTCTTTTATATTAAATTGTCATGATATCTGATACCCTCAGTAATTCCAAATCAATTTCGCTGTGTCCTTTTATTGCCAGTTCTAATGGTGTCAACACAATTTTGTCCGACAATAAACCAACCATAAAATTGGACTGTCCTTCCAATATACTTTCAACAGCTTTTACTCCCAAACGACTTGCCAAAACTCTATCAAAACAAGATGGAGCTCCACCACGTTGCATGTGTCCTAGAACGGATACACGAACATCATATTCTGGAAAATTTGATTCTATATAATCTTTTAGTTCAAAAACAGTTTTACCTATTTTGTCACCTTCGGCAATTACCACAATACTTGAAGTTTTTCCTGCAGCTTTACTTTTTCTCAAAGAATCCAATAAACGGTCCAAACCTAAATCTTCTTCCGGAATAAGAATTTCCTCTGCTCCTGCACCAATTCCTGCATTCAAAGCGATATGACCGGCGTCACGTCCCATTACCTCAACAAGAAATAACCTGTTATGGGAACTTGCCGTATCACGAATTTTGTCAATTACCTCTACAACAGTATTCAAAGCAGTATCATATCCTAGTGTATGACTGGTACCAAATATATCATTATCAATAGTACCTGGAATCCCCATTACTGGAAAATTAAATTCTGTATTGAATAATAATGCTCCGGTAAAAGAACCGTCTCCACCTATAACTACAAGAGCATCAACTCCTGCTTTCACTAAATTTTCGTGGGCTTTTTTACGCCCTTCTGGGGTTTTAAATTCCATTGAGCGGGCTGATTTCAAAATAGTCCCACCTTTGTTCACAATATTATTAACACTACGGGGCCCCATTTCCTCAAAATCCCCTTCTATCATTCCTTGATATCCTCTATAAATACCAACACATCCAATGTTATGAAAAGCACATGTTCGTACAACAGAACGAATAGCAGCATTCATTCCCGGAGAGTCTCCTCCGGAGGTAAGCACACCTATCTTTTTTATTGTTTTTGACATTTTTTTAAGTATTAAAGTGTAAATTTAGCAAATATCGAATATATTTTAGGGCACCTTTCTAACATTTTAATAAAATAACTGAAATTCAAACGTTTTCGTTGATAAGTTTTCACAAATTACAAAAAACATTCCGTTTTTATAAAAATCAGTATCATTTGACTTATTCTTTTTAACAAATATTAGGCCACTTATCCCAAAAAATAAAAAACAAATAAAATTTATAAAAAAAATTAACAATTGAAGGTACTAAAAAAAAGATTGGGAAACACAAATTTATTCAAAAACAACAAAAAGATAAACAACAGTTTTACAGTTATTTACAATTAATCATCTTCAGGAAGTGCTGCGTCCTGATTTACTTTAGGTTTTTCTTTATTAGGTTCTTTGGGCTTTGTGAAATTTATAATATTGGGATTCAAATTAGAGTCCGATTCATCAACTTTCACTTTGGTATTCTTCACTTTAGGTAGCTTATTATTGCCTTTAAACATTTTATCCACCAACTCCTTAAAAGTATCAAAATCGACCTCATACATAATACCGGCTCCTTGGGTATATCCGATATCCTGACCTATATAATTTATATCATTTTCTTTATTGAAAACATGAAAATTAAATGATCCATCTTCATTTACCCTGTATTTAATATCAACCGCTCCTACAATAGCAGACTCGTTTACTCCGCCAAACGGAACACCTATTTTTCCGTTTATCGTAATTCTTTCATTCACTTTGGAAGAAACTATCGCCTCTACCCTACCGTCTGTTTGCGTACTTGGTCTATTATCTGGAGAAACAACATTAAAATTCATTTCAAATTTCTCATTATTAGATTGAACGATACTTCCCAGCATACTCGAAGCTGTTTCATACATACTCGAAGCAACTGCCTGACTGGATCCGTCCCTGCTCAGGAAACTACCTGTTGATAACAAGTACAAAGCTTGGGTTTGTCTTACATCTTTATCTGCCAATTCGGATTGTAGTTCTGATTCCAAAACACTTGTAATGGTTGGGAAATTAATCATGAAATCGGGCTCTGGATGTGCCAAATCTCCTCGAATACCAATAACTACCTCAACATCTACTTTTTTATTGACATTTGAATTATCCAATAATACTGCCGGATTTGCAGATGTTTTATATACGGCCTCCAGATTTAATTGCGCTTTCATTGGATCGCCTTCCCAAATAATGGAACCTCCTTTTTTGACTTTAAATTTTTTATCAATTAATCCTCCATATTTGAAATTGTAGGTTCCGTCATAAGGCAAGAAATCTCCCCACATATTAAAAGCACCAAGGGTATTTATTTTAAACAAAAGTGTTCCGTTTCCGCGACCTTTCATTCCGTGTCCGGAATTCCTGTCCAAAATAACTTCTACTTCGGCATTCGGATTAATTTCGAGATCAAACTCCAATTCGAGTCCATTGTACTTTTTACTGTTGTCTACAATTCCTTTTTCTAAATTGAATTTTTCTTTTGGAGTTATAAAATGAATAAAACTATTTTCGCCTACACTTTCGGCACTATTAATAGGTATTTTAAGAGCTGAACCTTTTTCGGATTTTGCATCAACTTTTATAAACAAACCATCTGCAGGCCCTTTTATAGAAGCATTTCCGTTGATAAATGCTGTTCCAAAATAAGCGGCATCTTCACTATCTTTTGTATCCAACACAAGAAGTCTCTTTGAACTAATACCCAAATCCAGCTTCCAATCTGAAAAGTTTTTATGCTCCACTACTCCGTTCAAAATCCCAGTAGTGTTGAATTTTGTATCAATTAAAGTATTATTCCTGAAAAGAAATTTTTCGTCGGTGAGATCTACAATAGTTTTATCTTTCAGAGCATAATCAACATTAAGATATGGTATTGTCAATCCTCCACCATTGATGTAGAGACGTCCATTAATATCCGGTTTTTTCAAAGTCCCTCCAATTGTAGCATTTCCAGACACCAGACCTCTTATATTCGAGATAACATCACCACCCAACGAACTTAAGGTTGCCAAATTAAATCGGTCAAATTTTAAATTCAAATCGAACAGTGTTTCTTTATTTACAACCTCAAAACTTCCATCGGCATTAAACGATTCAAAATCTTTATTCTCGATAGTAGAATAAAGTGTGAATTTTTTAAAGCTTTCATCACCCGTAATATCAAAATTAAGGACTCCTAAATCATAATTATTAACCTTCAATCCATCTATTTTCAAAGAAGCTGTAGGCTTATAAACCTGTTTATTTTGATTGAAATTAACTTTGCCACTTAAATTTCCATGAACATCAAAACTCTGCTGAGCCGAAGTCAAAGCATTGATATCAAAATTATTAAATACGACATTAATATCTTTGTAATAATCTCCTTTGAACTCGCCATCAAGTTTTACTTCCTGCTCTTTATTGGACAGTATAAAATCATCGAGTTTAAATTCTTTCAAATTTTTATCAAAAATCAAACGGTTATTGGATTTGTTTGCCTCATTCAAAAACCACAAACTGTTTTTTAATTTAATTTCAGATTTACTGAAGCCTATTACGTTTTTATTCTCTTTGTTTATAGTATGGTATAAATCCAAATTGAAATAATCATCACCTTTTGAACCGCCTTTAAACTCAGTTCTAAAAAACAAAGTATCTTTTGAAGTCACATTAATCAAACTAAAATCACGTATTTTATACATTTTGGTTTTAATGCTATCCAACTCAACATAAGCATTGTACAGCGGATTTTTATTATCAATGGAAATTCTGATATTGTCAAAAGAATTATTGGCCGCTTTTATATTTGGGGAATTAAAATTGAATTTGAATTCATTGTTATCCGAATTAATATTCCCTTTTACAACAGTGTTTTCACTTACCGTTATTTCAGGAAAAAACAATTCGACAATCTTATTATAAACTTCAAAATTGAATTTAAGAAACTGACCTTTTTTAACCGGTACAGGCTTGTAATTAGTATAAAGACTTCCCAATGAATTAGAAACCAAACTCTTTAATTGAGAAAATTTATATTTCCCTACAACAGTCCCATTAGTAATATCCGGAGCCGAAATATTTATGGTTCGGACCCGTTTATCATCAAAACTAGAATTTAGGCTAAAATCATTGAACTGATAAGTATTCTTAGGATTGGTATAAGTCGCTGAAGCCACATAAATATTCCCATGAATATCATCCAGTGTATTTCCCTGACAATTGACAAGAATATCTCCATTAAACTTGGCAACACTATCTTTTACAAAATTCAATTTATTCAATTCGGCCTTATCAATCTGAATCTGAAAATCGTATTGATTTTCTTTTTTACTTAAATCGACCAATCCGTCAAAATTCATTTTCAAATTAGGGTCATTTACAACAATCGATCCTTTATATATAGGTAATTTAAAATTCCCGTTTACAGCTACATTTTTATAATTATATCCATTATAGGCAACATTCGAAACCATTCCTTTTACTGAAGTATCCAAATATTTTTCGGAAAAACCGTGACCGTCAACATCAACATTTAAACTTATTTTGGATAGTTCTTTATTGTCAAGCAAATTACCAATGTTAAAATCATTCAAAACAACATAACCTTTATAATCCGCTTTGTCGCTTTGACTCATATTGTTTATAATGAATTTTGATTTGACAGCACCCAACGCTGTATTTGCAGCCAAGTTTGCATGAATAGAAGTGGTTGTTACCTGTGTATTTCCTACCAAAGATACATCGCCAAATTTCTTTAAAACAACCGGAAGACTTTTTCCTAAAACATTTGGCAGTATGCTAACTAAATCGTCATAATTTGAGTTTAATTGATCAAATTTTCCATTCATATAGAATTTTTGATTCTTTTCGCCCAAAAGGTTTTTGAAATTTATAAAACCTACAATTTTTGTACCCCTATTATCTTTTAGATATAAATCTAGAAATTTTAAATTATTCAAAGGACCAATAATATGTGATCTAATTTTGAAATATTGATATTTACCCAATTCATTATAAAAATGACGAATATCATTAGAAGCAATATTTGAGGTTTTTAATTTAAAGTCAAACTCTACTTTATTTACAAAATCGGAGAAATCATCAATCTCATAATTCAGCGAAGCATACCCTTTAATACTGGACTCTTTGGTTTCAATTTCCATTTTATCCAAAATCATGTGCTGCTGGGTAAAACTGTAATTTCCCTTCAGCTTTTTGACAAACAAACCTCTGTGATCCAAAAAAGACAATTTTTGGATATTAGCATAAATTTCGGGACCGTAAACTTTAAAATTGGTTACCGATAAATTTAATTTGGTAAAATCGACAGGTTTTTTGGTTTCATTATTTTCATTAATCAAAACATACCTTCCGTTTGTCAAATCTATTTTAGTCGCGGTCAATAAGAAATGTTTTTTCGAAGGTGTTTTGCTCGTGCCAAAAGCGTCTACAAAATAATCCAGATTGGATTTATTTTCTTTTTTATAGGTTTTCATATTAAAAAGAACACCATCAAGAGCGATATCTCCAAAAATCAAATCCCCATCCAGAATCTTTTTAGCACCAAGAAAAGAAGTATTCAACCTTTTTACATAAATCAGAGTATCTTTGTGATGGTCAATAATCAAAACTTTTTTAAGTTTCACCCCGCCAAAAAGAGTAAGCTGAACCTCATCGATATTCATATTAAGTCCATAATCCTGATTGATGCTTTTTACAAAATATTGAGCAATTCTGGTCTGAACCGAAGGTAAAGTAAGGGCAATAAAAAGTACCAACAATAATAATATTAGTCCAAGGAGTGTACGGAATACTATTTTTTTAACCTTTTTGATGAGAATAGATTTATTGTTTTTAGTACAAATAAATAATTTGCCTTTAGAAATATCAGCGCCTTAACTAAAAAATATTTAATTTTGGCACAGCTGTAAAATTACTATTTTTATAGTTAACCATCAAATATACTTCAAAATTCACCCGTTTATATGCAAATTCCAAACGTTTATATACTTGCAATAGAAAGTTCCTGCGATGATACCGCAGCAGCCGTATTATGTAACGATAAAGTACTGTCAAATGTTGTGGCAAACCAGTTAATTCATAACCAATACGGGGGCGTTGTCCCAGAACTTGCATCTCGTGCCCATCAGCAAAATATAGTTCCGGTGATTGAAGCCGCATTAAAAAAAGCCAATATCCAAAAGGAACAGCTTTCTGCGATTGCTTTTACGCAAGGTCCCGGTCTTATGGGATCTCTTTTGGTGGGAAGTTCCTTTGCAAAATCAATGGCTTTGGCACTTGGAATTCCGCTTATCGCAGTAAATCACATGCACGCCCATATTTTGGCACATTTTATAGACGAAGAAGGTTATGACAAACCCACTTTTCCTTTTTTGGCCTTAACAATAAGTGGCGGCCATACACAAATTGTTCGTGTTGATGATTTTTTTGATTTAACAATAATTGGAGAAACTACAGATGACGCTGTGGGTGAAGCCTTTGACAAAAGTGCCAAAATCCTTGGACTTCCTTATCCGGGAGGACCATTGGTTGACAAAAATGCACAATTGGGTAATCCAAAAGCATTCCCATTTACAAAGCCAAAAGTTCCTGGGCTAGATTTCAGTTTCTCGGGATTGAAAACAGCCATTTTATATTTTATTCAAAAGAAAAAAGCAGAAAATCCTGCTTTCGTAGAAGAAAACATTAACGATATCTGCGCTTCGATCCAACACACAATTATCGAAATATTAATGGATAAAATTAAACTGGCCGTAAAAGAAACCGGAATCAAGCAGATTGCAATTGGCGGTGGGGTTTCGGCCAATTCCGGAATCCGAAATACGTTGAAAGAAACCGAAACAAAATAC belongs to Flavobacterium gilvum and includes:
- a CDS encoding translocation/assembly module TamB domain-containing protein, producing the protein MVLFIALTLPSVQTRIAQYFVKSINQDYGLNMNIDEVQLTLFGGVKLKKVLIIDHHKDTLIYVKRLNTSFLGAKKILDGDLIFGDIALDGVLFNMKTYKKENKSNLDYFVDAFGTSKTPSKKHFLLTATKIDLTNGRYVLINENNETKKPVDFTKLNLSVTNFKVYGPEIYANIQKLSFLDHRGLFVKKLKGNYSFTQQHMILDKMEIETKESSIKGYASLNYEIDDFSDFVNKVEFDFKLKTSNIASNDIRHFYNELGKYQYFKIRSHIIGPLNNLKFLDLYLKDNRGTKIVGFINFKNLLGEKNQKFYMNGKFDQLNSNYDDLVSILPNVLGKSLPVVLKKFGDVSLVGNTQVTTTSIHANLAANTALGAVKSKFIINNMSQSDKADYKGYVVLNDFNIGNLLDNKELSKISLNVDVDGHGFSEKYLDTSVKGMVSNVAYNGYNYKNVAVNGNFKLPIYKGSIVVNDPNLKMNFDGLVDLSKKENQYDFQIQIDKAELNKLNFVKDSVAKFNGDILVNCQGNTLDDIHGNIYVASATYTNPKNTYQFNDFSLNSSFDDKRVRTINISAPDITNGTVVGKYKFSQLKSLVSNSLGSLYTNYKPVPVKKGQFLKFNFEVYNKIVELFFPEITVSENTVVKGNINSDNNEFKFNFNSPNIKAANNSFDNIRISIDNKNPLYNAYVELDSIKTKMYKIRDFSLINVTSKDTLFFRTEFKGGSKGDDYFNLDLYHTINKENKNVIGFSKSEIKLKNSLWFLNEANKSNNRLIFDKNLKEFKLDDFILSNKEQEVKLDGEFKGDYYKDINVVFNNFDINALTSAQQSFDVHGNLSGKVNFNQNKQVYKPTASLKIDGLKVNNYDLGVLNFDITGDESFKKFTLYSTIENKDFESFNADGSFEVVNKETLFDLNLKFDRFNLATLSSLGGDVISNIRGLVSGNATIGGTLKKPDINGRLYINGGGLTIPYLNVDYALKDKTIVDLTDEKFLFRNNTLIDTKFNTTGILNGVVEHKNFSDWKLDLGISSKRLLVLDTKDSEDAAYFGTAFINGNASIKGPADGLFIKVDAKSEKGSALKIPINSAESVGENSFIHFITPKEKFNLEKGIVDNSKKYNGLELEFDLEINPNAEVEVILDRNSGHGMKGRGNGTLLFKINTLGAFNMWGDFLPYDGTYNFKYGGLIDKKFKVKKGGSIIWEGDPMKAQLNLEAVYKTSANPAVLLDNSNVNKKVDVEVVIGIRGDLAHPEPDFMINFPTITSVLESELQSELADKDVRQTQALYLLSTGSFLSRDGSSQAVASSMYETASSMLGSIVQSNNEKFEMNFNVVSPDNRPSTQTDGRVEAIVSSKVNERITINGKIGVPFGGVNESAIVGAVDIKYRVNEDGSFNFHVFNKENDINYIGQDIGYTQGAGIMYEVDFDTFKELVDKMFKGNNKLPKVKNTKVKVDESDSNLNPNIINFTKPKEPNKEKPKVNQDAALPEDD
- the tsaD gene encoding tRNA (adenosine(37)-N6)-threonylcarbamoyltransferase complex transferase subunit TsaD: MQIPNVYILAIESSCDDTAAAVLCNDKVLSNVVANQLIHNQYGGVVPELASRAHQQNIVPVIEAALKKANIQKEQLSAIAFTQGPGLMGSLLVGSSFAKSMALALGIPLIAVNHMHAHILAHFIDEEGYDKPTFPFLALTISGGHTQIVRVDDFFDLTIIGETTDDAVGEAFDKSAKILGLPYPGGPLVDKNAQLGNPKAFPFTKPKVPGLDFSFSGLKTAILYFIQKKKAENPAFVEENINDICASIQHTIIEILMDKIKLAVKETGIKQIAIGGGVSANSGIRNTLKETETKYGWKTYIPKFEYTTDNAAMIGIVGYQKFLFQKFETADVVSKARIAF